The Babylonia areolata isolate BAREFJ2019XMU chromosome 22, ASM4173473v1, whole genome shotgun sequence genome contains a region encoding:
- the LOC143297295 gene encoding uncharacterized protein LOC143297295: MARVLNGVCLLAALVAVSVSGVGARSVAEPGLALKVRELFDMLELLQVKQDRPFIGPGLWQEDRGIYPSYVRLNFVGSPPVAEMRNLMSVFDNNMFATAWITSALLEAHHYTLTPRPSDQQLLDSLDAIGAHHDRNVAYNSSVMSFWPLAWDSNSSMWVNTPANLLHALDVFSQLPWDAIDKELEKLGWKELEEFLKRIVKSKAGYERVFKISPDFDDTFVNLGLGALLKDMGDSVPEPLARWTLHNSNLTSVLDALRRYAYRPFHNNSDINTLDTRAYYYMRYFLNDAAQKGLDVALVPTWAQSISEARKYYHRGVVMPLQVNNVDITVAANAIYGITASVLSGLLPPSVLDPHKDPEIAQVYHNTSTMIAFMIRHQFFGRPDLALTYYPSVFEFYWFVARTLHRMEMALHSQPLPKLMQEMYTVLKGALQGPMTKHVTSTGTEEGGDMKYYDDFLGDADVDAHNKTEMKAEDRLYTTTMAVNALLTTWTLTNTTSKTVTWRPGTPQEVKDTTSKAVKWLNTHILGLKYKPWNAFFSGSFKGTTTSPLVYPGNRLETLNGTRVSNYRHVPKDFFLFGVEGLIPEEKYEALVKNTSMHFGRKTPTEFVSFNDPHGYFPFWSSPAYTYATSMVALGRYDKLMN; the protein is encoded by the exons ATGGCGCGTGTGCTGAACGGTGTGTGTCTGCTGGCGGCCCTGGTAGCGGTGTCGGTCAGTGGGGTGGGTGCCAGAAGCGTGGCAGAGCCAGGCCTGGCCCTCAAGGTGCGCGAGCTGTTCGACATGCTGGAGCTGCTGCAGGTGAAGCAGGACCGGCCCTTCATCGGCCCGGGGCTGTGGCAGGAGGACAGAGGCATCTACCCCAGCTACGTCAGACTCAACTTTGTGGGCAGCCCCCCGGTGGCGGAGATGCGGAACCTGATGTCTGTGTTCGACAACAACATGTTCGCCACTGCCTGGATCACCAGTGCCCTGCTGGAGGCCCACCactacaccctcacccccaggCCCTCAGACCAGCAGCTGCTGGACTCCCTGGACGCCATCGGTGCTCACCACGACCGGAACGTGGCCTACAACAGCTCCGTCATGTCCTTTTGGCCGCTGGCCTGGGACTCCAACAGCAGCATGTGGGTCAACACGCCCGCCAACCTGCTGCACGCGCTGGACGTCTTCAGCCAGCTTCCCTGGGACGCCATCGACAAGGAGCTGGAGAAGCTGGGCTGGAAGGAGCTGGAGGAGTTCCTGAAGCGGATCGTCAAGTCCAA AGCCGGGTACGAACGAGTGTTCAAAATTTCTCCGGACTTTGACGACACGTTCGTCAACCTTGGTCTTGGTGCTCTGCTGAAGGACATGGGGGACAGCGTCCCTGAGCCCCTGGCCCGCTGGACACTACACAACAGCAACCTGACCTCTGTGCTGGACGCCCTTAGGCGCTACGCCTACCGCCCCTTCCACAACAACTCGGACATCAACACGTTGGACACTCGGGCATACTACTACATGCGCTACTTTCTGAACGATGCTGCCCAGAAAGGCCTGGATGTGGCTCTGGTGCCTACCTGG GCACAGAGCATCAGCGAGGCCAGGAAGTATTACCACAGGGGCGTGGTCATGCCGCTGCAAGTCAACAACGTGGACATCACCGTGGCGGCCAATGCCATCTACGGCATCACGGCGTCAGTGCTGTCCGGCCTTCTGCCTCCGTCCGTCCTTGACCCCCACAAAGACCCGGAAATAGCG CAAGTGTACCACAACACCAGCACCATGATCGCCTTCATGATCCGCCACCAGTTCTTCGGGCGGCCCGACCTGGCGCTGACCTACTATCCCTCCGTGTTCGAGTTCTACTGGTTCGTGGCCCGCACACTTCACCGCATGGAGATGGCCCTGCACTCACAGCCACTGCCCAAG CTGATGCAGGAGATGTACACGGTGCTGAAGGGGGCGCTGCAGGGCCCCATGACCAAACACGTGACCAGCACGGGCACTGAGGAGGGCGGGGACATGAAGTACTATGACGACTTCCTGGGGGACGCCGATGTGGATGCCCACAACAAAACTGAG ATGAAGGCGGAGGACCGACTGTACACCACCACCATGGCGGTCAACGCCTTGCTGACCACCTGGACACTGACCAACACCACCAGTAAAACGGTCACCTGGAGACCTG GTACCCCCCAAGAGGTGAAGGACACCACCTCCAAGGCAGTGAAGTGGCTGAACACTCACATTCTGGGGCTCAAGTACAAGCCGTGGAACGCTTTCTTCTCGGGGTCCTTCAAGGGAACAACA ACATCCCCCCTGGTTTACCCAGGAAACCGCCTGGAGACGCTGAACGGCACCAGGGTGAGCAACTACCGCCACGTCCCCAAGGACTTCTTTCTCTTCGGCGTGGAGGGCCTCATCCCTGAAGAGAAGTACGAGGCGTTGGTGAAGAACACGTCCATGCACTTTGGGAGGAAGACTCCAACAGAGTTCGTCTCTTTCAATGATCCGCACGGGTACTTTCCCTTTTGGTCGTCACCGGCTTACACTTACGCCACCTCCATGGTGGCTTTGGGGCGTTACGATAAACTGATGAATTAA